In Apium graveolens cultivar Ventura unplaced genomic scaffold, ASM990537v1 ctg340, whole genome shotgun sequence, one genomic interval encodes:
- the LOC141701148 gene encoding CASP-like protein 2A1 — MAEVKRNSFVENSPGGMEMEASSQGEKGNKNIVETLLRLLPMALCLSALLLMLKNSQSNDFASLSYSDLPAFRYLVHANGICAAYSLLSAIASAVPRPATMPRAWAFFLLDQVFTYIILGAGAVSTEVIYLAYKGNAATTWSSACVSFRIFCHKATAALVLTFGVVICYTLLSLISSYRLFSKYDAPVGYSNKGIDITPAFRA, encoded by the exons ATGGCAGAAGTGAAAAGAAACAGCTTTGTTGAAAACTCACCAGGTGGGATGGAGATGGAAGCATCAAGCCAAGGAGAAAAAGGAAACAAAAACATTGTGGAGACTTTGCTGCGGTTGCTGCCTATGGCTCTTTGCCTCTCTGCACTTCTTCTCATGCTCAAAAACTCCCAATCTAATGACTTCGCTTCCCTCTCTTATTCCGATCTTCCCGCTTTCAG GTACTTGGTACACGCGAATGGCATCTGTGCAGCTTACTCCCTTCTCTCAGCAATTGCATCAGCTGTTCCTCGTCCAGCTACCATGCCAAGAGCCTGGGCCTTTTTCCTCCTCGACCAG GTCTTTACATACATAATACTGGGAGCTGGGGCAGTGTCAACAGAGGTGATATACCTTGCATACAAGGGAAATGCAGCAACTACATGGAGTTCAGCATGCGTATCCTTTAGGATTTTCTGTCACAAAGCCACCGCAGCACTAGTTCTCACTTTTGGAGTCGTTATTTGCTACACCCTGCTCTCTCTCATTTCTTCCTACAGGCTCTTCAGCAAGTATGATGCACCAGTTGGTTACTCTAACAAAGGAATCGATATCACACCTGCATTCCGTGCCTGA
- the LOC141701146 gene encoding chlorophyll a-b binding protein 8, chloroplastic-like: MATQALLSSSSITSSVEAARQIFAGRPAQSSSRKVSFVVKAASTPPVKQGDRQLWFASTQSLSYLDGSLPGDFGFDPLGLSDPEGTGGFIEPKWLAYGEIINGRFAMLGAAGAIAPEIFGKLGLIPAETALPWFQTGVIPPAGTYNYWADGYTLFVLEMALMGFAEHRRLQDWYNPGSMGKQYFLGLEKGLAGSGDPAYPGGPFFNPLGFGKDEKSMKELKLKEVKNGRLAMLAILGYFIQALVTGVGPLQNLLDHLADPVNNNVLTSLKFH; the protein is encoded by the exons ATGGCTACACAAGCCTTGCTGTCATCTTCATCTATTACCTCTTCTGTAGAGGCTGCAAGGCAGATTTTTGCTGGAAGACCAGCACAATCTTCGTCCCGAAAGGTTTCCTTTGTTGTCAAGGCTGCCTCCACTCCACCTGTTAAG CAAGGAGACAGACAGTTGTGGTTTGCTTCAACACAGAGCCTTTCTTACTTGGATGGCAG TCTTCCAGGTGACTTCGGATTCGATCCTTTAGGCCTTTCAGACCCCGAAGGAACAGGAGGCTTCATCGAGCCCAAATGGCTAGCCTATGGAGAAATAATCAACGGTCGTTTTGCCATGTTAGGTGCAGCAGGAGCAATAGCCCCTGAGATATTCGGAAAACTCGGGCTCATTCCCGCAGAAACAGCCCTGCCATGGTTCCAAACAGGTGTGATTCCACCAGCAGGAACTTACAACTATTGGGCTGATGGTTACACTCTATTTGTACTAGAAATGGCACTCATGGGATTTGCAGAACACAGAAGATTGCAAGACTGGTACAATCCAGGATCAATGGGCAAACAATACTTCTTGGGCTTAGAAAAAGGCTTAGCTGGATCAGGAGACCCTGCATACCCTGGAGGCCCATTTTTTAACCCTCTTGGATTTGGGAAAGACGAGAAATCCATGAAAGAGTTGAAGTTAAAGGAGGTTAAGAATGGAAGACTTGCCATGTTGGCAATATTGGGTTACTTCATCCAAGCTTTGGTCACAGGAGTTGGACCCCTTCAGAACCTACTGGACCATTTGGCTGATCCAGTTAACAACAATGTCTTGACTAGCCTCAAGTTCCATTAA
- the LOC141701145 gene encoding serine/threonine-protein kinase BLUS1-like — protein MDVINLVISDSENRYRILRPIGTWGPDFSLIVYEVLVIDSENKASRAAFKMIKETDDLHEMVVDDVNRSLRLGSDRGCRYILPIISAFYSQIRDDITLCIVLYYDSHVVSLRSLLSTNPDITDGLHDKFLRIVLVRVLKALRKIHKNYNHHMQITAGNIFYNAQTDTIQLAYAASVYERYPTSNDGNLFSVNKMLSWALAPEVIDEEAMEFVYFYNTNKSDIWLLGIAALELAYGKIPVESRKELLEIARYVSEVKILPNSWQALRQKTAELIADRAMPPKKRKFASTSQASNNALSTEMEKRLSVCFGNFVAACLDADLDKRASAKQLKRHGFRKKNAGSMQHFRDVIVKEKNPHVARLFSVKPKRKLEKMEKKQIPKSPLGPRS, from the coding sequence ATGGATGTCATTAATCTTGTTATCAGCGACAGTGAAAATAGGTACAGAATTCTTAGACCTATTGGAACATGGGGTCCTGATTTCAGTCTCATTGTTTATGAAGTCCTTGTTATTGATTCTGAAAACAAAGCCTCTCGTGCCGCCTTCAAGATGATCAAAGAAACTGATGATCTTCATGAAATGGTTGTTGATGATGTCAACAGAAGTCTTCGATTAGGTTCTGATCGTGGTTGTCGCTACATTTTACCAATCATTAGTGCTTTTTATTCCCAAATCCGTGATGATATTACACTCTGCATTGTGTTGTATTATGATTCTCATGTCGTTTCACTCAGATCTCTTCTTTCTACCAACCCAGATATCACTGATGGACTTCATGATAAGTTTTTAAGAATAGTTCTTGTGAGAGTGCTCAAGGCCCTCAGAAAAATCCACAAGAATTATAACCATCACATGCAAATCACTGCAGGTAATATCTTCTATAATGCTCAAACCGATACCATCCAACTTGCTTATGCAGCTTCTGTATATGAGCGTTATCCAACTTCAAATGATGGTAACCTGTTCTCGGTAAACAAGATGTTGTCGTGGGCTTTAGCGCCCGAAGTTATAGATGAAGAGGCGATGGAGTTTGTTTATTTTTACAATACAAATAAATCTGACATTTGGCTTCTTGGAATTGCGGCCTTGGAATTAGCTTACGGAAAAATTCCAGTGGAGAGTCGCAAGGAACTACTTGAAATTGCCAGGTATGTAAGTGAGGTGAAGATTTTGCCTAATTCATGGCAGGCACTTAGGCAAAAAACTGCTGAGCTTATTGCAGATAGGGCTATGCCTCCAAAGAAGAGAAAATTTGCAAGTACAAGCCAGGCTAGCAATAATGCTTTGTCTACTGAGATGGAGAAAAGATTGAGTGTCTGTTTTGGTAATTTCGTGGCGGCTTGTCTGGATGCTGATTTGGATAAGAGAGCATCTGCGAAGCAGCTCAAGAGGCATGGTTTTCGGAAGAAAAATGCAGGTAGTATGCAACATTTCCGAGATGTTATCGTGAAAGAAAAGAATCCTCATGTAGCTCGACTGTTTAGTGTGAAACCGAAAAGGAAATTGGAAAAAATGGAAAAGAAGCAGATACCTAAGTCACCATTAGGGCCAAGATCATGA